One Pyxicephalus adspersus chromosome 3, UCB_Pads_2.0, whole genome shotgun sequence genomic window carries:
- the LOC140325383 gene encoding bactericidal permeability-increasing protein-like, which produces MAGAVNPGFVVRLTQKGLDYARQEGMTILRQELTRVNIPDYSGSTRSPVGKIKYNLYGSFRGGFNLKVNGITISVTLKLGKDGAVRPTIVPTDCTCHTSDVNVHVSGKFGWLINLFKGRIEKELKSTIEKQICPLVNKAIANKLVPLLQTLPVTSKIDKVAAIDYSLIGPPPVTTKYVDVPLKGEFFELPHHTPPPFSPPSLSLPGDHNLMIYFGFSDYLFRTAGYVYHSAGKLIYNVTDNMIPKDFDVRLKTSSYN; this is translated from the exons ATGGCTGGTGCTGTGAACCCTGGCTTTGTGGTGAGGCTGACTCAGAAGGGACTGGATTATG cACGCCAGGAGGGAATGACCATTCTGAGGCAAGAACTCACAAGAGTCAATATTCCAGATTATTCAGGCTCAACAAGGAGTCCTGTAGGAAAAATCAAGTACAATTTATATGG ATCGTTTCGTGGTGGATTTAATCTGAAGGTCAATGGAATCACTATATCTGTAACACTTAAGCTGGGCAAAGATGGTGCAGTCAGACCAACTATAGTTCCTACTGATTGCACCTGCCATACCTCAGATGTCAATGTCCATGTATCAGGGAAATTTGG CTGGCTGATAAATCTTTTCAAAGGCAGGattgaaaaagaattaaaaagtacTATAGAGAAACAG ATTTGTCCATTGGTAAATAAGGCTATTGCCAATAAACTGGTACCACTTCTACAAACCCTTCC AGTGACATCAAAGATTGACAAGGTGGCCGCCATTGATTATTCGCTCATTGGTCCCCCACCTGTAACTACAAAATACGTCGATGTTCCACTAAAG GGGGAATTTTTTGAACTGCCCCATCATACTCCTCCTCCTTTCTCACCACCATCCCTGTCCTTACCGGGTGACCACAACCTCATGATTTACTTTGGATTCTCTGATTATTTGTTTAGAACAGCTGGCTATGTCTATCATTCAGCTGGGAAACTCATCTACAATGTCACGGACAACATG atTCCAAAAGACTTTGATGTTCGGTTAAAAACGTCTTCGTACAACTAA